A region of the Nocardia nova SH22a genome:
TTCCGGTTGAATTCAGCCGTGACTCCCGCGGCGTCGTCGTAGGCGGGGACCAGGACCGCGGGATCGGTGACCAGGCCCGCACCGAGCAGCAGTTGCTCACCGGGCTCGAGCACCCGGTGGATTCCGCCGAGGAATTCGGCCCGTTCGGCGGGTACGAGGTTGCCGATGGTGCCGCCGAGAAAAGCAATCGTCCGGCGCCCGCCGCGGGGCAGATTGTGCAGCGTATCGGTGAAATCACTGACCACGCCGTGCACCGACAGCGTCGGGAATTCGGCGCCGACCTGTTCGGCCGCGCCGCGCAGGGCCGAAACCGAGACATCCTGCGGCACATAGGTTTTCAGCGGCCCTTCGGACAGCATGGCCGACAGCAGCAACCGGGTCTTGGCCGCCGATCCCGCACCCAGCTCCACCAGCACCTCGGCCTGGGCGATCCGCGCGATATCCCCGACCACCCGTTCCAGCAGCGCCCGCTCGGTGCGGGTCGGATAGTACTCGGGCAGCTCGGTGATGGCCTCGAACAGTTCGCTGCCCCGGGCGTCGTAGAACCACTTGGGCGGCAGCGTCTTCGGCGTCGCGGTGAGTCCGGTCCGCGCGTCCGCGCGCAGGGCGGCGGCGAGATCCTCATCGGTGAGGTGGACTTCCAGCGTCGGTTCGGTCATGAACGAGCCCTTTCGGATACATCGGGTCCAGCGGAACCGGGGTGGTTCGAAGCGAGAGGTGTGACGACCAGATGGCCGGGCCGCACCGTGAGCACCTGCCCGTCGGCAATGGGCCGCCAACGGGGATCGTCGTCGTATGGTTCGGAGGAGACCACGGCGAACTCATCGGTGACCAGCACCGACAACGAGTGGTAAACGGTTGTCGCCCAGAGTGTTTCACCATCTCCGAGCAGGAGATTCAGCCGCGCCGCAGGGACGCGCACAAGGATCGCGTCCACTACCTCCGCCAGCACCGCGGCGACTTCACTCGGAGTGACGTCGCCGGTGTGCGCCGCCGGCCGTTCCACATCCGACGGGATACCCTCCGCATCGTTCGGGAGCGGATCCCGCCCCGCGGGTC
Encoded here:
- the egtD gene encoding L-histidine N(alpha)-methyltransferase, producing MTEPTLEVHLTDEDLAAALRADARTGLTATPKTLPPKWFYDARGSELFEAITELPEYYPTRTERALLERVVGDIARIAQAEVLVELGAGSAAKTRLLLSAMLSEGPLKTYVPQDVSVSALRGAAEQVGAEFPTLSVHGVVSDFTDTLHNLPRGGRRTIAFLGGTIGNLVPAERAEFLGGIHRVLEPGEQLLLGAGLVTDPAVLVPAYDDAAGVTAEFNRNVLHVLNSRLHADFDPDAFAHIARWDADNEWIEMRLEATRDMTVTIADLDLVVHFAAGEQMRTEISAKFRLDGLSQELAAAGFTTEQLWTDPDDRFVLVLAERR